The Ranitomeya imitator isolate aRanImi1 chromosome 3, aRanImi1.pri, whole genome shotgun sequence genome has a window encoding:
- the LOC138671848 gene encoding olfactory receptor 56B34-like, translating into MEPSTLNKSSSSSSHTDFILFGFPGVTRYRPLLIVPFSSVYTVMIAGNSAVMTIIVLEKSLHSPMHILISSLLAVNVLYTTAITPKMILALVGLDQISLPGCLIQIFTVYTSLVFETVILLLMAVDRYLAISQPLQYWQIITTQLQIHFMVNALLRMCSVVVPLLSLVATLQYCRSNVIYHFHCEATMLFNLGCGDITKRKLVALVIRTAISLCDIGFILLSYLKVLHTVMKIAVGAARHKALHTCSTHLLVVTFMYTLGLLSAILNLSESSSYDVQNASSAIFFLLPTLLNPFIYGLRVKEIKEGFMKHWRCKESRSAPKGCSQTNAMSGSIHAHTCN; encoded by the coding sequence ATGGAACCATCAACTCTGAACAAGTCGTCTTCATCCTCCTCCCACACAGATTTCATCCTGTTTGGATTTCCAGGGGTCACAAGATACAGACCCCTCCTCATTGTGCCATTTTCCTCCGTATACACAGTCATGATAGCTGGTAATTCTGCAGTAATGACCATCATTGTGCTGGAGAAAAGCCTGCACTCTCCCATGCACATCCTCATctcatctctgcttgctgtcaatgtccTCTACACCACGGCCATCACACCCAAGATGATCCTGGCACTGGTGGGACTCGACCAGATCTCCCTTCCTGGATGCTTGATACAAATATTCACAGTCTATACAAGCTTAGTCTTTGAGACAGTAATATTACTCTTAATGGCTGTGGACCGGTATCTGGCCATCAGCCAACCATTACAATACTGGCAAATTATCACCACCCAGTTACAAATCCACTTTATGGTCAATGCCTTGTTACGTATGTGTTCGGTGGTCGTCCCTCTTCTTAGTCTGGTGGCCACCCTCCAATACTGCAGGTCCAATGTCATCTACCACTTCCACTGTGAGGCCACCATGCTTTTCAACCTGGGGTGTGGAGACATCACCAAACGGAAGCTTGTAGCACTAGTGATAAGAACTGCCATCAGCTTATGTGACATCGGCTTCATCTTACTTTCCTACCTGAAGGTTCTTCACACAGTTATGAAGATTGCGGTGGGAGCGGCTCGCCATAAGGCCCTGCATACCTGTAGCACTCACCTGTTGGTGGTGACCTTCATGTATACCTTAGGGTTACTGTCTGCCATTTTGAATCTTTCTGAGAGCTCGTCATATGATGTACAGAATGCGTCCAGCGCTATTTTCTTCCTTCTCCCTACATTACTGAATCCATTCATCTATGGACTGAGGGTGAAAGAGATTAAGGAAGGCTTCATGAAACACTGGAGGTGTAAGGAGTCGAGATCGGCTCCAAAGGGCTGTTCACAAACCAATGCAATGTCTGGGTCCATCCATGCACATACATGTAACTAA